One Alistipes sp. ZOR0009 genomic region harbors:
- a CDS encoding O-methyltransferase, giving the protein MMKKVFQVAEFIKYLIGAKHWRGHGVHSPFMYDFVRNTLMKAHKQPNSRLYERAFNKIAPKYIEQSTFGAKCKSGCITSNTQFRKISITPKYGKLLNNIVKNYQPRHILELGSGLGVSSFYLAYQNLKTQIVSVEGMSSYASISSKCMEALDIKNVSIKTCSFEDYLNCLDKELFDLVFIDGSHSYSSTISYVDGIMRHTSSNAFIIIDDIRWSAEMQLAWNKIKEHSKVRVSVDLGRMGMLFLNPELQKEEYVIRY; this is encoded by the coding sequence ATGATGAAGAAAGTCTTTCAGGTAGCAGAATTTATCAAGTATTTAATAGGGGCTAAGCATTGGAGAGGGCACGGAGTACATTCGCCTTTCATGTATGATTTTGTCAGAAACACCCTAATGAAGGCGCATAAGCAGCCTAACTCGCGATTATATGAACGTGCTTTTAATAAAATAGCCCCTAAATATATTGAACAAAGTACATTTGGAGCCAAATGTAAGTCGGGTTGTATAACAAGCAATACGCAGTTTCGTAAGATTAGTATTACTCCAAAATATGGTAAACTGCTAAACAATATTGTAAAAAACTATCAACCACGACACATCCTCGAACTGGGTTCTGGTCTTGGTGTTTCTAGTTTCTATCTCGCATATCAAAATTTGAAAACCCAAATTGTCTCTGTAGAGGGCATGTCTAGCTATGCGTCCATATCAAGTAAATGCATGGAAGCACTGGATATCAAAAATGTTTCAATTAAAACTTGTAGCTTTGAGGATTATCTAAATTGTTTAGACAAGGAGTTGTTCGACCTTGTTTTTATCGATGGTTCGCATAGCTACAGCTCAACCATTAGCTATGTCGATGGCATTATGAGGCATACCTCCTCAAACGCATTTATAATAATTGACGATATCAGATGGTCGGCTGAAATGCAATTAGCATGGAATAAGATAAAAGAACACTCAAAGGTAAGAGTATCTGTCGATTTGGGGAGAATGGGCATGCTTTTTTTAAATCCTGAACTACAAAAGGAAGAGTATGTGATAAGATATTGA